The Thermoanaerobaculales bacterium genome segment GCTCCGGCTGGCGGTGCCGCGCCGGGTCTACACGGCGAGCCACCTCGACTACGTCGCCGGCTCGCTCATCGAGCTGTTCGCAAGACGGCGGGAGATCCGCGGCCTGCGCTTCGCCTACCGGCCGCCGCTGCTGCCCCAGTTCATCGCCACCTTCGAGCCGGTGTGACGCCCCCACCCTTCCAGGGGATAGGGCACAGGGGATAGGATCTCGGGGATAGGGCCCCACCCGTCTCCGTCTCCGTCTCCGTCTCCGTCTCCGAACGGACGATCCACAAGCCGATGCGTCGCTCGGGCACGGGCACGGAGACGGTCACCCCAGCTGGTGGGTCTCGCGGGGTCACTCTGCCGGCGACTTGGCCAGCACCCCCCGCTCGGCGAGCAGGGCCCGGACCCGCTCGACCGGCAGCGCCTTGACCTCGCGCCCGTCGCGCCCACGGGTGGTGGTGGCCGCGAACACGGAGTTGAGCACCGCCTCCTCGGTCGCCTCCACCACCGCGAGCAGCAGCGGCGACAGGTCCTCGTCCCGCAGCAGCTCCGCGCGGTGCATGCCGGAGGCGTCGCGCCGCAGCCGGCAGCCCGGGTTGGCGGTGAAGGCGATCGCGTAGTCGCCGCTGCCGTGGCTGCCGAAGCTGCCGACCCGCGCCAGCCCCATCGGGGTCCGCCGCGCCAGGCGCCCGAGCTGCCGGGAGTCGACCGGCGCGTCGGTCGCCACGACGATCATGCACGAGCCGTCCTCGCCGGCCCCGGGCCGGAGGCCGAACGGGAGCTCGCCGAGCGCGCGGCCGACCGGCACGCCGGCGATGGTCAGCTCGCCGCCGAAGTTGGTCTGCACGAGCACTCCGACCGTCCACCCGCCGAGTCGGGGCGGCAACCGGCGTGAGGCGGTGCCGATCCCGCCCTTGAAGCCGAGGCACCTCGTTCCGGTGCCTCCGCCCACGCAGCCCTCGGCGACCGGTCCGGGGGCCGCGCCGGCAAGCGCCGCCCGGACCTGCTCGCGGCCGACCGGCCGCCGGCGCGCGTCGGAAAGATAGCCGTCGCTGCACTCGCCCACCACCGAGTTCACCGACAGCGCTGCCTCGTTCCCCGGCTGCTCGAGCACCCACTCCGCAAGAGCGTCGGCGACGCGCCAGGTGCTGAGCGTCCCGGTGAGGGCGATCGGCGTCTCGAGCAGCCCCAGCTCGTCGATCTGG includes the following:
- a CDS encoding P1 family peptidase, which encodes MRRALAAAVWVGWVAAAMAAADQPAGRPRAREAGAVTGVLDPGPLDSITDVAGVRVGHATVIEGDELRTGVTVVLPHGGNIFAEPVPAAVFVVNGFGKLTGVTQIDELGLLETPIALTGTLSTWRVADALAEWVLEQPGNEAALSVNSVVGECSDGYLSDARRRPVGREQVRAALAGAAPGPVAEGCVGGGTGTRCLGFKGGIGTASRRLPPRLGGWTVGVLVQTNFGGELTIAGVPVGRALGELPFGLRPGAGEDGSCMIVVATDAPVDSRQLGRLARRTPMGLARVGSFGSHGSGDYAIAFTANPGCRLRRDASGMHRAELLRDEDLSPLLLAVVEATEEAVLNSVFAATTTRGRDGREVKALPVERVRALLAERGVLAKSPAE